One Oncorhynchus masou masou isolate Uvic2021 chromosome 27, UVic_Omas_1.1, whole genome shotgun sequence genomic window carries:
- the LOC135516512 gene encoding SH3 domain-containing protein 19-like: MSSDPPLPHNQPRPRPRTKNSLRPIRREVKVQTLVRLGQTGCEVTENQEVSHQGGKYLQDLLDAFSSDDWGFPDHHSNDDVESDLRGEEEEEEEEDMRARIQAFELQQQQEDHGNHADSDHGDGALLGGGKLEPHPRVQALPKPAPVISRKPSLAAKTSSRKGLWEDGGSLAIDLNLTVDTVTTSQPTPTDPSPKPTETPPVPVLAPLPLLPRKPLSEPQRPDPQLRQTEGTPLLRPPPRPPVAPRTNEAMVPQERSTMVDPPTPALPLESSIDLHINGIRPSVAQKPNAMSSSRRASVPLSASGLAIPDNRRPSLVSKPSIQTPIPTSLVPLTPALAPHPMGARPPVLSSAPAQKKTPLVSSECEPPLPPRPQGVFKMLPLRPPPMKTVPGRHPPLQAVSSSCSSYSTTSSNQPPPAQAVSSSSSSYSTTSSNQPPPAQAVGSPASTSANQQAVPGPCTTPSANQPQGQRAPKKCPPLPLRPRPGHPLYKSYMPILPSQPSGEESQLVTAPVSGLRCVAQFDFEGEEEDELTFYEGDVISLTEVIGQELGRGQIHGRIGIFPLAFTEVLEEPPPSAGKRPVVEKTTKMESSAQPMRDQPVTKGVAKVLFDFSAE; encoded by the exons ATGTCCTCCGACCCTCCTCTGCCCCATAACCAGCCCAGGCCACGTCCTCGCACAAAGAATAGCCTTCGACCAATCAGGAGAGAGGTCAAAGTTCAGACTCTGGTGAGGCTGGGACAGACAGGATGTGAGGTCACAGAGAACCAAGAAGTGAGTCATCAGGGGGGGAAATACCTTCAGGATCTCCTAGACGCTTTCAGCTCCGACGATTGGGGCTTCCCTGATCACCATAGCAACGACGATGTAGAGAGCGActtgagaggagaagaagaagaggaggaggaagaagatatGAGAGCCAGGATACAAGCCTTCGAGCTGCAGCAGCAACAGGAGGACCATGGTAACCATGCAGACAGTGACCACGGAGATGGAGCGTTGCTTGGGGGTGGGAAACTTGAACCCCACCCCCGAGTACAAGCACTCCCCAAACCGGCCCCAGTCATCTCCCGGAAACCCTCCCTCGCTGCCAAGACTTCCTCCCGCAAAGGATTGTGGGAAGATGGAGGCTCACTTGCGATAGACTTGAACTTGACTGTTGATACAGTTACCACCTCCCAACCCACTCCCACTGACCCCTCTCCCAAACCTACCGAGACCCCCCCTGTCCCAGTCCTCGCACCCCTACCCCTGCTTCCCAGAAAGCCCCTCTCTGAACCCCAAAGACCAGACCCCCAGCTGAGGCAGACAGAAGGGACCCCCCTACTCCGTCCACCTCCGAGACCTCCAGTAGCACCAAGGACCAACGAGGCCATGGTACCCCAAGAGAGAAGCACTATGGTCGACCCACCAACACCAGCGTTACCCCTTGAATCCTCCATAGACCTCCACATTAACGGCATTAGACCAAGTGTTGCTCAGAAGCCCAATGCCATGTCATCATCCCGCAGAGCGagtg tgCCCCTGTCTGCATCCGGACTAGCCATACCTGACAACAGGAGACCCTCTCTGGTCTCTAAACCCTCCATCCAGACCCCCATACCCACCTCCCTAGTACCCCTTACCCCGGCCCTGGCTCCACACCCAATGGGTGCTAGACCTCCAGTCTTATCCTCAGCTCCAGCCCAAAAGAAAACCCCACTGGTCTCCTCAGAGTGtgaacctcctcttcctcctcg ACCCCAGGGAGTGTTTAAGATGCTCCCTCTCCGCCCCCCTCCCATGAAGACTGTTCCTGGTCGACACCCACCTCTCCAGgctgtctcctcctcctgctcctcctactctacCACGTCATCCAATCAGCCACCCCCTGCCCAggctgtctcctcctcctcctcctcctactctaccACATCATCCAATCAGCCACCCCCTGCCCAGGCTGTAGGCTCCCCCGCTTCTACATCAGCCAACCAGCAGGCAGTCCCTGGCCCCTGCACCACTCCATCAGCCAATCAGCCGCAGGGTCAGAGGGCACCAAAGAAAtgcccccctctacccctccgaCCCAGGCCTGGACACCCCCTGTACAAGAGTTACATG CCCATCCTTCCATCTCAACCCAGTGGAGAGGAGTCCCAGCTGGTCACAGCACCTGTCAG TGGTCTGAGGTGTGTGGCACAGTTCGACttcgagggggaggaggaagacgaGCTGACCTTCTACGAGGGTGATGTCATCTCTCTGACGGAGGTGATTGGTCAGGAGTTGGGGCGGGGACAGATCCACGGGCGAATAGGAATCTTCCCTCTGGCCTTCACGGAGGTCCTTGAGGAACCGCCTCCGTCGGCAGGGAAACGGCCCGTTGTCGAGAAGACCACGAAGATGGAATCCTCAG CCCAGCCAATGAGGGACCAGCCTGTGACCAAGGGCGTGGCCAAGGTCCTGTTTGATTTCAGTGCAGAGTGA